A genome region from Haloarcula sp. H-GB4 includes the following:
- a CDS encoding winged helix-turn-helix domain-containing protein, producing the protein MAGDKPGPEQEVSDEELLRVLALAYKPALGTTEIADCVDLSRQAIDQRMKQLEEIRLVESGKFGSTRAWWLTDDGRRQVSDSELNDPSRQ; encoded by the coding sequence ATGGCTGGCGACAAGCCAGGCCCTGAGCAAGAGGTCAGTGACGAAGAACTCCTTCGCGTGCTTGCTTTGGCCTACAAACCGGCGCTCGGAACCACTGAAATCGCAGACTGCGTTGATCTCAGCAGACAGGCGATTGATCAACGGATGAAGCAACTCGAAGAGATACGGCTCGTTGAATCTGGAAAGTTTGGATCGACCAGAGCGTGGTGGTTGACTGATGATGGCCGACGTCAGGTCTCCGATTCGGAATTGAACGACCCGTCGCGCCAGTAA
- a CDS encoding type II toxin-antitoxin system VapC family toxin, with translation MAVAAVDTGVLIGMADADDQHHGTAMEVVRGMDHGELPTGHVTNYVALETLNWIHNRKHQQTAVETYERLNRSAGFEILHAAQKDFTNALGLFETYDRLSLGDATIVAYMQREGIEYLYSFDDDFDAVNDITRLETPNNPF, from the coding sequence ATGGCAGTTGCAGCTGTGGATACAGGTGTCCTCATAGGGATGGCAGATGCCGATGATCAGCACCACGGTACCGCCATGGAGGTCGTTCGTGGGATGGATCACGGTGAACTACCGACAGGACATGTAACAAACTACGTCGCTCTTGAAACACTCAATTGGATACACAATCGAAAGCACCAGCAGACGGCTGTCGAGACGTACGAGCGGCTCAATCGGTCTGCGGGGTTTGAGATCCTCCACGCAGCACAGAAGGATTTTACCAACGCCCTCGGTCTGTTTGAAACGTACGATCGACTCTCCCTCGGTGACGCAACTATTGTCGCGTACATGCAGCGAGAAGGGATTGAATATCTGTATTCGTTCGATGATGACTTTGACGCGGTCAATGATATAACGCGGCTAGAGACGCCGAACAATCCATTCTAA
- a CDS encoding AbrB/MazE/SpoVT family DNA-binding domain-containing protein, whose amino-acid sequence MATDDAPEETKVSDRGMVTIPASLRRRLDIEPGDKLRWDTDDDGTLVVEVVKQHYGAFDDFEPVSMGGDGKETHDIAGHEDKSGFTGDN is encoded by the coding sequence ATGGCAACAGACGATGCTCCTGAAGAGACCAAAGTTAGTGACCGAGGAATGGTTACCATTCCAGCATCGCTACGCCGTCGGCTCGATATAGAGCCGGGTGATAAGCTCCGCTGGGACACTGACGATGATGGGACGCTCGTCGTCGAGGTTGTCAAGCAACACTACGGTGCCTTCGATGATTTTGAGCCCGTCTCGATGGGTGGCGACGGCAAAGAAACGCATGACATCGCTGGTCATGAGGACAAGTCTGGCTTTACGGGAGATAACTGA
- a CDS encoding winged helix-turn-helix domain-containing protein, protein MDTNEPFATAKQIAEQVGLSSWRVRQRMSKLAESGDIQKSQLGDGPYIYWRDGSFNSESET, encoded by the coding sequence ATGGATACTAACGAACCGTTTGCCACTGCCAAGCAGATTGCAGAACAGGTTGGACTCTCGTCTTGGAGGGTTCGGCAGCGGATGAGTAAGTTAGCAGAATCTGGCGATATTCAGAAGTCTCAGCTCGGAGATGGCCCATATATTTACTGGCGCGACGGGTCGTTCAATTCCGAATCGGAGACCTGA
- a CDS encoding DUF4238 domain-containing protein yields the protein MPEYKNQHYVPQHFLRGWAENEKVSVYHIEEGAIQVKTSISKVCSEDYLYGNPTHVERELHKLEGLHKDPLETLRNGGYLPDLTPQERLLLLSFITTQRTRSKSTRKSINEGDKLLREGVRDDLVSDRYDDHIEWTSELTPEEKEDTLVDATTLGIHLEMIVLGIFGYQILEDLEPVMLRNVADKEFVISDTPIITDNPQFKSDRVVSGFAEHGLQLYCPIDPKRVLLLYDPTVYDIESNSRRQVLLKSQKTVDEVNLLQFHNADNVVLHNSCSEEYLDRLASRMSEFRRRDKIIHEMEVDGEIRNIDGIPDFQVPAKSPDLPRGEMGSVARRGQRPTTDAEKARELTNQIYEEAGGAPDIAVIMAIRQMAEYVDSSVEC from the coding sequence ATGCCAGAGTACAAGAACCAACACTACGTTCCACAGCATTTCCTCCGTGGATGGGCCGAAAACGAGAAAGTCAGCGTCTACCACATCGAGGAGGGAGCAATTCAGGTCAAAACCTCCATCAGCAAGGTGTGTTCCGAGGACTACCTGTACGGCAATCCTACTCACGTCGAAAGAGAACTCCACAAACTAGAAGGCCTGCATAAAGATCCGTTAGAGACGCTTCGAAACGGTGGTTATCTTCCAGATTTAACTCCCCAAGAACGTCTGCTTCTGTTGTCGTTCATCACTACTCAGAGAACCCGCTCGAAGTCCACGCGAAAAAGCATTAACGAAGGAGACAAACTACTGCGAGAAGGGGTTAGAGACGACCTAGTCAGCGACAGATACGATGATCACATTGAATGGACCTCCGAATTGACGCCGGAGGAGAAGGAGGATACTCTGGTTGATGCGACGACGCTGGGTATCCATCTCGAAATGATTGTTTTAGGAATTTTCGGATACCAAATACTTGAGGATTTAGAGCCGGTTATGCTTCGAAACGTCGCCGATAAAGAATTCGTTATCTCGGATACACCAATTATCACAGACAATCCACAATTCAAATCGGATAGAGTTGTCTCTGGGTTTGCTGAACATGGGCTTCAACTATACTGCCCGATAGATCCGAAACGAGTTCTTCTGCTCTACGACCCGACAGTTTACGATATCGAGTCCAACTCTCGTAGGCAGGTATTGTTGAAGTCTCAGAAAACTGTGGATGAAGTGAATCTTCTGCAGTTTCATAATGCAGACAATGTTGTGCTTCACAATTCCTGCAGCGAGGAGTATCTTGACCGGTTAGCCAGTCGGATGAGTGAATTCCGCCGCCGGGACAAGATTATTCATGAGATGGAGGTTGACGGCGAAATAAGAAATATCGATGGAATTCCAGATTTCCAGGTGCCGGCGAAGTCTCCCGATCTCCCAAGGGGAGAGATGGGGTCTGTAGCACGTCGTGGTCAAAGACCGACGACGGACGCTGAGAAGGCACGGGAGTTGACAAATCAAATATATGAAGAAGCAGGCGGAGCCCCGGACATCGCTGTTATCATGGCTATCAGACAGATGGCAGAGTACGTCGACTCTTCTGTGGAGTGTTGA
- a CDS encoding CPBP family intramembrane glutamic endopeptidase, translated as MSENISVSSGITDLIHRLLYGSEDTRLRATWRVVIPVFAALVTYLGGRIVMRIAFQSVIGNVSRTSVVLQTLTPLILTATLMIASGLVALAVASRLDNRPLTSYGFAWSTQWVVDFLVGTIIGVSALICTVLYQVARGYATLRTDLTGVGVDSIPLGVLVVVALLVFSLSNNVFEEIVFRTIFIQNAAEGLVKRSVGKRTAVMLALVASTPIFGIWHLLGGGLSAVLTSLVGGFLFGTAYILSGQLSLPIGVHFGGVALLILTQQPFSQNPELTLPSLFVVEIANISLAQSIEIWVVRAAVGIVLICAWVYYSAGEIAIAEEVRP; from the coding sequence ATGTCAGAAAATATTTCTGTGAGTTCAGGGATAACAGACCTCATCCATCGACTTCTGTATGGCTCAGAGGATACGCGGCTACGGGCCACTTGGCGGGTCGTTATTCCGGTATTCGCCGCTCTTGTAACCTATCTGGGCGGCCGGATCGTAATGAGGATAGCATTCCAATCAGTTATTGGGAACGTTTCTAGAACGAGTGTCGTCCTTCAGACGCTGACTCCGCTCATCCTAACAGCTACACTCATGATTGCAAGCGGACTCGTTGCACTCGCCGTCGCCTCACGGCTTGATAACCGTCCACTCACCAGTTATGGATTCGCTTGGTCTACACAGTGGGTAGTGGACTTCCTCGTCGGAACAATAATTGGCGTAAGCGCTTTGATCTGTACAGTTCTCTATCAGGTAGCGAGAGGATATGCAACTCTTCGCACAGACCTGACTGGCGTTGGAGTTGATTCGATACCCCTCGGAGTTCTTGTCGTCGTTGCGCTGCTGGTGTTCTCTCTCTCAAATAACGTATTCGAAGAGATTGTATTTAGGACAATATTCATTCAGAATGCCGCAGAGGGTCTCGTAAAACGGTCTGTAGGGAAAAGAACAGCAGTCATGCTTGCACTCGTTGCAAGCACTCCGATATTCGGGATTTGGCATTTATTAGGTGGTGGATTGTCTGCCGTGCTCACTAGCCTTGTCGGAGGTTTTCTATTCGGAACAGCCTACATATTGAGCGGACAACTGTCGTTGCCAATTGGCGTCCACTTCGGAGGGGTGGCACTCTTAATACTGACTCAACAGCCCTTCTCGCAGAATCCAGAGTTGACGCTCCCCTCGCTTTTCGTTGTAGAAATTGCAAATATATCGCTTGCGCAATCCATCGAGATATGGGTTGTGCGGGCAGCAGTCGGTATCGTCCTTATTTGTGCGTGGGTGTATTATTCCGCTGGTGAAATTGCGATTGCTGAGGAGGTACGTCCGTAG